CTTGGCCTTGTTCGACTGCAGACGGCCGACCATGTGCCAACGGGCGCCGCGCACCTGGGCTGCCTTGTCGAGCATCTCCTGCACCCGGCTCTCGCCGAGGTCGATCAACCCGGCGTCCACCGCCGCCTGCGCCAACGGAGCCGGGTGGCCCTTGGTGACCGCCACGACCGTCACCGACGACGGCACCCGCCCCACCCGGCGACAGGCGTCGGCGATGCGTCCTCGCACCGCCGCGACCCGATGCGGGATCGCTGCGCCCGGCTCGGCCTGGCGCGACACCACGTCGCGTTCGGCGCTCATGCGGCTTCCGAGTGGCGGACGACGATTCCGGCCTGGCGGCCCGCGCGGTGGTCGGCGCGGTAGCTGAACCAGCGTGCTGACGGATCACAGCGCGTGCATCCGAGCCAGTCCTCGACGATCTCCACCCCCCAACGGCGCAGGATCGCAGCGACCGCACCGGGCAGGTGCAGGGACGGCGTCCCCCAGGCGGTCGTGGCGTCCGCGGCCGGTTCGCGGTCGGTGACGTCGCGCTGCAGCGCCAACGGCACCTCGTAGCAGCAGCCGCCGATCGCCGGCCCGATCGCGGCGCGGAGCGTCTGTGGCGACGCACCGAGGCGGTCGAGAGCCTCCAGGGACGCCTCCACCACGCTGGCGACGACACCACGGCGGCCGGCGTGGACGGCGGCCACCGGACCCGCGGAGGATCCCAGCAGCAACGGGACACAGTCGGCGACCTGCACCGTCAGGGCCCGATCCGGCTCGGCGGTGACGAGCGCATCGACGCCGCGCAGCTCCGCGCCTGACACCGTGTCGGCGTCGACCACGCCGACCTCAGCGCCGTGGAGCTGCTGCATGAAGTGCAGGGCGTCGACCGACACGCCGATCAGGTCGGCCACGGCGGCGCGGACGCGTGCCAGCCGCCGCGGCTGGTGCGGACGTCGATGCGCGATGCTGCCCGTGGCCCGACCGGTGAACCACGCGGCCGTCCCCGCCGCGAGCCACACCGGTCCCGACACGCCCTCGGGGCGGTCGACGTCGCCGGTGGCCGGCTCAGCGCGCGTGGCGGCGGGGCCGGCGTCGGCGTTCACCGTCACCGCAGGAAGCTCGGGATGTCGAGGTCCTCGTCCTCGTCAGCGTCGATCACCACCGACGGCCGCGGGGCGGGGCGTGGCCGCGTCGACGGGCGGAACACCTCGTCGTCGAACTCATCCTCGTCGTCGTCCTCGATCAGCGGGGACGGGGCGGGCGCAGTGTCGCGCCGCAGCTGCTGAGCGACGAAGGCGCCCTCCTGCTCGACCGGCTCGTCCCAGGTGTCGAACCCGGCGGCGATCACCGTGACCTTCACCTCGTCACCGAGGCTGTCGTCGATCACGGCCCCGAAGATGATGTTGGCATCCGGGTGAGCGGCCTTGGTGATCACGTCCGCGGCCTCGTTGACCTCGAACAGGCCCAGGTCGCTTCCGCCGGCCAACATCAGCAGCACGCCACGCGCACCGTCGATCGACGCCTCGAGCAGCGGCGACGAGATCGCCAGGTTGGCCGCCTCGAGCGCGCGCTGGTCGCCTCGTGCCGTCCCGATGCCCATGAGGGCCGAGCCGGCGTCCTTCATGACGGTGCGGACGTCGGCGAAGTCGAGGTTGATCAGCCCCGGGGTGGTGATCAGGTCGGTGATGCCTTGAACGCCTTGGAGCAGCACCTCGTCGGCGAGGCGGAACGCCTGCACGACCGACGTCTCCCCGTCGGAGATCTGCAGCAGCCGGTCGTTGGGGATGACGATGAGCGTGTCGACCTTGTCCCGCAGGTTCTTGATGCCGTCCTCGGCCTGGAGGTTGCGTTTCCGACCTTCGAACGCGAACGGACGGGTGACGACGCCGATGGTCAGCGCGCCGAGTTCCTTGGCGACCTCTGCGACCACCGGCGCGCCACCGGTCCCGGTGCCACCGCCCTCGCCGGCGGTGACGAACACCATGTCGGCGCCTTTGAGGACCTCGTTGACCTCGTCGCGGTGATCATCGGCCGCCTGGCGGCCGATCACCGGGTCGGACCCGGCACCCAGGCCGCGGGTGATGTCGCGGCCGATGTCGAGCTTGACGTCCGCGTCGGACATCAGCAGTGCCTGCGCATCGGTGTTGATGGCGATGAACTCCACGCCCCGCAACCCGGCGTCGATCATCCGGTTCACCGCGTTCACACCTCCGCCGCCGATCCCAACCACTTTGATCACGGCGAGGTAGTTCTGCGGGTTCGCCGCCATGCTGGCCTCCTGGTCTGGTCTCGTCGAGGACCCACCGGCCCTCGTTCTTGGCGAGGCTCACCGCCCCGCGCCACTGTCTGGTGGGTTGGCAGCCGCTGTCGGCGGCCACCGGATGAGTCCGAGCGCTGGCCTGTCTCCCCCTCTGCCCCGGGACGGGCCCGTTCTCCCTCCCAGAGACCTCCCACGAGGGACCTCCCCCGAGGGACCTCCCCGGACCCTAAAGGTCAACTGGACCTTTATCGTTATGTCAACCTCTAGGTTCGGTGGACGGTAGACCCGTGGGGTGCTGCGGTCAAGCCGGCCGTCGGCTCGCACCCCACGTGGTGGACGAGTCAGGTGGGGTCTTGCGCCGCTTCCAGGACCACCGGGTTGCCCGGCGCGCGGACGTCGATGCTGGCGATCACGGTCCCCGACCACTCGTCGAGAAGCGCCCCGACGACCCGCGCCTTCTCGTCGATGCGCTCGGCCCGACCGAAGCGGACGCGCACCCCGTTGGTCAGAACCAGCGTCAGGTCGTCGACCTCTGTGGCGTCGTAGCGCTCGACCTGGCTGCGCAGTGGCCCGGGCAGCTGGCGGTGGACGCGCAGCGCGCTGGCCGCCCCCGGCACGGCATCGACGGTGTCGCCGGGCGCGGGCGGCTGGAGGGCCGTGGTGACCACCACCGGCGGTCCGTCCGCCCGACCGGCGTCCGCCGTGCCGTCGGGGAGACGTCGGTGCTCGAGGACGACACCGTCGTGGTCGATCACGGCGGCGGCGCCGGCGGTGTGCACCACGAGCCGCGGCCGTCGTTCCTCGACGGTGATCCGGACGCTCAGGGGGTCCACACGGCGCACCGTGGCGCGATGCACGCGGGGGAGGGCCTCGACCCGTGAGCGGGCGTCGCCGAGCCGAAGGCGCAGGGTGGAGCTCCCAAGCGGTAGGGCCGCGGCGTCGCGGACGGCGGCGGGATCGACGTGGGAGGTCCCCACCACCTCCACGCGCTGTAGGGCGACGAGCGGGCTGCGCTCCAGCCAGGCCAGCAGGCCGCCGACCGTGACCAGCACGACGATCCAGAGCGTCCGTCGCCGCCGGCGCAGCATGTGCTCGCGTCGGACCTCCGCACGTCGCTCGGCGATGCGTGTGTCCACCACCATCCTCGGTCAGGTCTCGCCGTCGCGAAGCAGCGCGAGGAGCGCCGCCCCGACCTCGGTGACGTCTCCCGCGCCGGTTACGACCACGAGGTCGCCGGGAGACACGAGCGTCGCCAGGCGGGGCGCCACGCCGCCCAGGTGCGGCTCCCAGACCACGTTGGCGCCCGCCTCCCTGGCCGCCTCGGCGACGATCTCCCCGGACACGCCGGGCACGGGTTCTTCCTCCGCGCCGTACACGTCGGTGACCACGACCAGGTCCGCGCCTGCGGCGGCCCGGCCGAGCTCACCGCCCAGCCGGGCGGTGCGTGAGAACCGGTGCGGCTGCACCACCAGGATCACCCGCTCGGCGGCGACCGACCGCGCCGCGGCGAGCGTGGCGCGCAGCTCCGTGGGGTGGTGGGCGTAGTCGTCGACCACCTCGACCCCGTCGACGGTGCCCAAGCGCTGGAAGCGCCGCAGCGGACCCGTGAACGACGCCAGCCCGGCCGTGGCCTCAGCCATGTCGACATCCAGCAGCCAGCAGGCCGTCAGGGCAGCGGTCGCGTTGAGCAGGTTGTGGACTCCGGGAGTCTGCAGCGTGACGGTGGCGAGGTCGATCCCGTGGTGACGCAGTCGCCCGGACTGCACCGCGTCGCCAGCGTCGTCGTCGGTGACGAGGCGAACGTCCGCGCGGGGATCCTCCCCGTAGGTGACGACCTCTCCCCCGGCCTGCACCAGACGGGCTGCGCCAGGGTCGTCGAGACAGATCACCGCCGGCGCGTCCGCGGGGCGCCGCGCCAGGAACTCGCCGAAGGCCCGTTCGGTATCGGCCAGGTCGTCGAACGCGTCCGGGTGGTCGAGCTCCACGTTGGTGACCACGGCCACGTCCGGGGTGTACACCAGGAACGAGCGGTCCGACTCGTCAGCCTCTGCGACGAACAGGTCACCCGACCCGGCGTGCGCGTTGGACCCGGTCTCGTTCAGGGCACCCCCGATCGCGAAGCTCGGGTCGCGCCCCGCCGCCTGCAGAGCGACCACGACCATCGAGGTGGTGGTCGTCTTGCCGTGTGTCCCGGTGACGCAGATGGTGCGGCTGCCGGCCATCAGGGACGCCAGCATCTGAGAGCGGTGCAGCACCCGGATGCCGCGGTCACCCGCCGCGACGAGCTCGACGTTGTCGGGGCTGATCGCCGAGGAGGTCACCACGACCTCGGCGCCGGACACCGCCGCAGCAGCGTGTCCGACGCGGATCTGCGCGCCCATGGCCCGCAGTGCCTCCAGCGCCCGGCTCTCTTGCCGGTCGGAGCCCGACACCTGGTGGCCGCGCTGGATCAGCATCCTGGCGATGCCGCTCATGCCGGCCCCACCCACCCCCACCAGGTGCACCCTGCGGGGCCGGGACAGGTCGACCGGAGGGCTGCTCATCGGCTGCGTTGCGACGGCTCGGCCGGCGGCTCGGCCGCCACCGGATGGCCTGCGGCGGCCGCTGGCGGAGCCTTGACCGACATCACCGCCAGGACCTGGCGCGCGACGTTGTCGGCCGCGTCCGGGCGGCCGAACATCCGGGCGGCGCCGGCCACCTCGCTGCCCAGCTCCGGATCCTCCAGCAGCGGCTCGACCGCCCGTGCCAGACGGTCGCCGTTGAGGTCACCATCGAGGATCATCCGCGCGGCTCCTGCACGGACCAGGGCTTCGGCGTTGTGGCGCTGGTGGTCACCGGTCGCGTGCGGGTACGGCACCAGCAGTGACGGCTTGCCAAGCACGGTCAGCTCCGCGATGGAGGTCGCGCCAGCGCGGCACACCACCACGTCGGCGAGGGCGTACGCCAGGCCCATCTCGTCGACGAAATCGACACAGTGCACCAGCGGACCCGACCAGCGCGTGCGGGCATCCGCCCACGCGGTGGCGGCTTCGGCGTGCAACGCACGCCCCGCCACGTGCAGGATCTGGAGCCGGTCGGGGTTCCGCCACCGCCCGAAGCTGGCGGTGGCCGCGTCGTTGATCGACCGTGCACCCTGGCTCCCACCGAACACGAGCACGGTGCGGCGGCCGCCGTCCAGCTCGAACCGCTCCAGCGCCTGTGCGCGGGCGGTGTCCTCGTCGAGCTCGAGCATCTCGTTCCGGACCGGGTTCCCGGTGACCGCGACGCGCTCGGGGTGGGAGAACCGGTCGCCGGAGCTGGGGAAGCTCACGGCGATGCGGTCCGCCCACCGAGCGGCGACCCGGTTGGCGAGCCCGGGAACGCTGTTCTGCTCGTGCACGATCAGCGGCAGCTGCAGTCGGTGTGCGGCGCGGGCCACCGGGAAGCTGACGTACCCGCCGAAGGTGACCACCGCGACCGCTTCCTCATGTTCGAGGAGCTCGCCGCAACGGCGGACCGCTGCCCGGATCGCGCCGGGCAGCTTGAGGATCTTGAACGACGGGCGCCGCGGCACGGGGAGCACGTCGATGTGGTGCAGGCGGTACCCGGCCTGGGGCACCAGGCGGCCCTCCAGCCGCTGTTGCGTGCCGATGAACACCGGCTCGATCGACGGGTCGAGCCGGGTCAACGCCCGTGCCACGGCGATCGACGGGAACACGTGCCCGGCCGTCCCCCCGCCGGCGAACGCCACCGACCGTGTCGATCCGTTCACCGGCGATCCTCCTCGCCGGCTGCACGGGCGACCGCCACGAGGATGCCCAAGCCGAGGAGCGTGGACAGCAGGCTGGAACCTCCGACCGACACCAAAGGCAGGGTCACACCGGTGATCGGCAGCAACCCGGTGACCGCCCCGACGTTCAGCAGGGCCTGGCCCACGATCCAGCCGCTGATCGCGAAGGCGACCAGTTGCCCGAACCGGTCGGAGGCACGGCGCGCCACGCGCAGGCCGACCACGACCACCGCAGCGAACAGGGCCAGCACGGTGGCCGCCCCCACGACGCCGAGCTCCTCGCCGATGATCGCGAAGATGAAGTCGGTCTCCGGGTTGGGGATGAAGTTCCACTTCCCCCGGCTCGAACCCAGGCCGACCCCCAGCCACCCGCCCGACCCCAGCGCGTACAGCGACTGCAGCAGCTGGTAGCCGCTGCCCAGCGGGTCGGCTGTGGGGTCCCACCACCCGACCAGCCGCGCGAAGCGATAGGGCTCCACCACGGCGGCGGCGGCGGTGAGCGTGACGCCGGCGGCACCGATCGCCGCCAGGGCGCGCGCGGGGACGCCGTCGGCCCACAGCACCAGCCCGACGACCATCCCGATCAGCACGGTCGTGCCCAGGTCGGGCTGCGCCAGGATCAGGATCGCTTCGATCGCCAGGAGCGGCAGCGCCGGGACGAGCAGGTGCGACAGGCGGTCGGTGGAGATACCCCGTTCGCGTTTGCGGGTGTGGACGTCGGCCAGCCACAGCACGGTCGCGAGCTTGGCCAGCTCCGAGGGCTGCACCACGACCGGGCCGAGTGCGAGCCAGCGCGTTGATCCGGCCTCACTGAGTCCCACACCGGGGATCAGGACCGCTGCGAGCCCCAGCGTGCTGGCCGCCACCATCAGCCACGCCAGCGGCCGCCAGACGCGGTGATCGGTTCCGGCGACCACCACGAAGATCGGGACGCCGACCGCGGTCCACAGCAGCTGACGGCGGAAGGTCCCGAACGGGTCGCCGTCCTCGGCCCCGTCCACGAACGAAGCCGAGAAGCTCATCGTCAGGCCGACCACGACCAGGGCGGTGACCAGCACGGCGGCGACGGTCGCATCGGTCGTCCACGGCCCGCACCGCGGTCGGCGAAGACGGCCGGTCCGCCGGCCGGCGGATGACGGCTGGGCCGGACGGGGCGGCGCGTGGCTGGAGACGGTCACCGCCGCGCCGCCGTCCCTGCTGTCACCGTCCGCGCTGCGCGGGCGAAGCGGTCGCCGCGTTCGGCGTAGTCGCGGAACTGGTCGAACGAGGCGCAGGCGGGCGCCAACAGGACCGTGTCGCCGGGCCGGGTGAGGTCGGCGGCGACCGCGACAGCCTCCTCGATGGACCTGGCGCGTGTGACCGCGACGTCGGCTTGGGCCGCGATGTCGGCCAGTTCGGGCGCCGCCTCCCCGATCAGGACGGCGTGGCGGACGCAACCGAGCTCGTCGGCCAGCACGGCGAGATCGACCCCTTTGCGCCGCCCACCCGCGATCCACACCACCGACCGTCCGTGGTCGGTGGTCGCGGCTTTCAGCGCCGCTGCGGCCGCGTGCGGGTTGGTCGCCTTGGAGTCGTTGACCCAGCGCACGCCGCCGTGGTCGGCGACGAGCTCCAGGCGGTGGCGCCCCGGACGGTACGCGCGGGCGGCGTCAGCCACCGGCTCGGGCGACGCACCCCCCAGCAACGCCGCGCACGCCGCCGCGGCCACGTTGGCCAGGTGATGCGGCGCCGCGGACCCCAGCTCCCCGGTGTCCATGACCACCCCGCTGCGGTGGGGCAGCTGGGTCACCAACCGTCCACCATCGACCCCGACGCCGAGCTCGGGCACCGTGGTGTGGCTGAACCACGCCACGCGCGCCGGGGCGTGCCTCCGGACCAGTGCCGCGGACGGCTCGTCGTCGAGGTTGCCCACCGCCCAGTCGCCCTCCTGCTGCGCCTGCCACAGCCGCGCCTTGGCGGCACCGTAGGCCGCGACGTCGCCGTGCCAGTCGAGGTGATCCGGCGCCAGGTTGAGCAGGACCCCCACTGCGGGACGGAGCGTCTCGGCGAAGCGCAGCTGGAACGACGACAGCTCGGCGACCAGCACAGCGTTCGAGGCGGCCTCACGCACGGCCGTGGTGAAGGGGTGGCCGATGTTGCCGCACGCGACCGCGTCCTGGTCGCCGGCCTGCAGCATCGCCGTGGTCAGCTCCGTGACGGTGGTCTTGCCGTTGGTCCCCGTCACGGCGATCAGCGAGCGCGGTGACAGCCGCCAGCCCAGCTCGGGTTCCGACCACACCGGCACGCCGAGTTCGGCGGCGCGGCGCAGCACCGGCGCGTGCTCGGGGACGCCCGGTGAGGCGACGACCACGTCGACGCCGTCGACCTGGTCCTCGCCGCTGACGCCGAGGATCACGGTCGCCCCGACCGCACGGAGATCGTCGGCGTGCTCGCTGTGCGGTTCCCGGTCGGTGGCGACCACGGCCGCGCCCACCTCCAGGAGGGCGTGCACCGCCGGGACGCCCGAGCGGCCGAGCCCGACGACCAGCGCGCAGCCCACACCGAGGTCAGCCACCGGCACCGCCCCGTGCGAGGAACTCCGCGTAGAAGATGCCCAAGCCCACGGCCACCCCGATGCCCGCGATGATCCAGAAGCGGACGATCACGGTGGTCTCCTGCCACCCTTGCATCTCGAAGTGGTGATGCAGCGGGGCCATGCGCAACACCCGACGACCGAACCCGCGGTAGGCGATGATCTGAGCGATCACACTGACGGTCTCGATCACGAAGATCCCCCCGAGGGTCACCAGAAGCAGCTGGGTGCTGGTCGCGAGCGCCAGCGCGGCCAGGAGCCCGCCGAGCGCGAGCGACCCCGTGTCGCCCATGAACACCTTGGCGGGGGGCGCGTTCCACCACAGGAACCCCGCGCATGCCGCCATGCCCGCCGCCGCGACGACCGCCAGGTCGATGGCGTCGTTGGGCTGGACGTCGTACGCCAGCGGATGGCGGAACTGCCAGAAGGCCATCAGCGCGTAGGCGGCCAGGACCTGCACGCTGGCTCCGGCGGCCAGCCCGTCTAGCCCGTCGGTGAGGTTCACGGCGTTCGACGTCCCCGACATCATCACGAACACCCAGGCGAAGAACAGCGCGGCCGGCAAGGGCTCGCCGAAGTCGCTGACGAACGACAACTTCTGCGAGACGCCGCCGAAGTTGGGTCCGACGTAGGCGAACGTCATCGCGACGAGCGCCTGTCCCACGAACTTCGCGGTCTTGGACAGGCCGAGGTTGCGGTTCAGCCGGATCTTGATGAAGTCGTCCAGGAAACCGACGGCGCCCATCCCGACGAACGTGCCCAGGACCAGCAGGCCGGTCGGGGTGACGCGCACGCCCGTCACCCGGGCAGCGAGGTACCCGATCAGCGCCGCCAGCACGATCGCGGCACCGCCCATGGTGGGCGTGCCGGCCTTGGCGGCGTGCAGGTGCTCGGCGTCCTCCCGGATCAGCTGGCCGAAACCCTGACCGCGGAAGTACCGGATCACCGCGGGAGTGATCACGATCGACGCGACGAACGACACCGCCGCCGCGAACAGGACGGCCCTCAAGGAGCGGCCCCGGAGCGGTTCAGCAAGGCATCGGCGACGGCCTCGAGGCCACCGACGCGGCTGGCCTTGACCAGGACGACGTCGCCGGCACGCACCCGTGGATGGACCACGTCGACGGCGCCGTCCGCGTCATCGACCTGCCACAGGTGATCCCCAGCGAAGCCTGCTTCGCGGGCGCCCGCCGCGATCGCGGCGGCGTCGCCTCTGCCGACCACCACCAGGCGGTCGAGCCCGGCAGCGGCGCACTCCCGGCCGAGGGCCCGATGGTCGTCGTGGGAGGTCTCGCCCATCTCGGCCATCAGGCCAAGCACCGCCCAGCTGCGGCCGGCGACGGTGCCCTGGATCCGCAGCAGCGCATCCAGTGCCGCGCGCATCGACGCCGGGTTGGCGTTGTAGGCGTCGTTGAGGACCACCACCCCGCCGGCCTCGCTCACCTCGCTCCGCCAGGACGAGACCGGCGCGGCTCGCAGCGCCGCCGCAGCAGCTTCGATGTCGACGCCGGCGATCCCCGCGGCGGCCAGCGCCGCCAGGGAGTTGCTGACGTGGTGCTCACCTGCGAGCGGAACGCTGACGTGCGCCTCGCCCCATGGCGTGCGTGCCAGGAACCGCGGGCGGGCGAGGCGGTCCAGGTCGACGTCGTCGGCGACCACGTCGGCGTCGGTGCGACCGTAGGTCAGCACCTGCGCGTCGGTGCGTGCGGCCATGGCGAGGACACGTGCGTCGTCGGCGTTGAGGATCGCGGTGCCGGCGGGACTCAGGGCCTCGACCAGCTCACCCTTGGCGCGGGCGACGGTGTCGACGTCACCGAACATCTCCAGGTGCGCGGCGTTGACCGCGGTCACGATGGCGACGTCTGGCTGCACCACCGCCATCAGTGCGGCGATGTGGCCGACGCCCCGCGAGCCCACCTCGACCACCAGCACCTCGGTGTCGGCGCGTGCCGCCAGGCAGGTCAGCGGGACCCCGATCTCGTTGTTGTACGACCCGGGCGCCGCGACCGTCCGCCGGCCAGCGCCGAGCGCCGCGGCGGCCAGGTCCTTGGTGGTGGTCTTGCCGACCGATCCGGTGATCGCAACCACCTGGGGAGCGACGCGCTCGCGGACCACGCGGGCCAGGTCGCGCAGCGCCCGCCGTGTGTCGTCGACGAGGACGGCCGGAGCGGCCGTGGACGTGGGCCGCTCGGCGACGTAGGCCACCGCGCCGGCGTCGATGGCCTCGGCGATGTGGTCATGGCCGTCGTGGCGTTCGCCGCGCAGCGCCACGAACAGCGCGCGGTCGGGGACGTCCCGCGAGTCGGTGGTGACCTCGTGCACCGTCCGATCGCCGCTGGAGAGGTCCGCGAGCCGCCCACCGGTTGCGGTTGCGACGTCGGCCAGGCGCAGGGTGATCACGCTGCGCCTCCGCGCTGGCGTCGCCATCCGCGGGCGGCGAGGACCTCGGTGGCGACCTGGCGGTCGTCGAACGGGACGGTGCGGTCGGCGAACTCCTGGTCGGTCTCGTGACCCTTCCCGGCGATCAGCACGACGTCGCCGGGCTCGCTCCCGGCGATGGCGGCTGCGATCGCGGCGCGGCGGTCGGGCTCGACCACCACGTCGGCGCTTGGTACCCGCCGGGCGCCAGCCTCCACCTGGGCCAGGATCGCGATGGGGTCCTCGGAGCGGGGGTTGTCCGAGGTCAGCACGGCCCGGCCGCCTTCCGCGGCGATGCGGCCCATGACGGGGCGTTTGCCGACGTCGCGGTCGCCACCGCACCCGACCACGACGTGGACGCGGCTTCCGGGCTCGATCAGCTTGTCGACCTCGGCGACCGCTCGTGACAGGGCGTCGGGCGTGTGCGCGTAGTCCACCAACACTGCGAACGGCTGGCCGCGGTCGACCGGTTCCAGCCGCCCCGGGATCCCCGGGCAGTCAGCGATCCCAGCAGCGGCGGCGTCGGGCTCGACACCGACGCGGGTGGCCGCCAGGTACGCGGCAGCGGCGTTGGCGCTGTTGTACGCGCCGATCAGCCGCGTCGTGAGCGTCATGGCGGGACCGCCGGGGAGCGCCCCGGCGTGGTCGGCCACGAGCCGGCAGGTGACGCCCTCGATGCTGGAGTCGACGTCCACGATGCGCACGTCCGCATCGGGCGACTGCCCGTAGGTGACGACGGGGATGGTGGCGATGTCGGCGAGCCGCCGGCCCCACTGGTCGTCGACGCACACGATGGCGACCTCGGCCAGCTCCGGCGTGAACAGCCGTGCCTTCGCCGCGAAGTAGTCCTCGAGGGTCCCATGGAAGTCGAGGTGCTCCTGGCTGAGGTTGGTGAACACCGCCGCCGCGAACCGGGTCCCGTCCACACGGTGCTGGGCGAGCCCGTGGGAGGACACCTCCATGGCCACCGCGTCGACCCCGCGGGCGTCCATCGTGGCCAGCAGACGCTGCACGTCGGTGGCCTCCGGTGTAGTGCGCACGCCCGGTTGGGGCTGGCCGTGGATCCGTGTCTCGATCGTGCCCACCACGCCGGTTCCGAGCGCCCCGGCGCCGAACGCCGATTCAAGCAGGTACGTGGTGGTCGTCTTGCCGTTGGTGCCGGTGACGCCCACGACGCTGAGACGATCGCTGGGGTGATCGTGGATGCGCGCCGCGACGGGTCCGAGCGCCCGTCGGACCGACGGGACCCGCACCTGGGGGACGTCGACCTCGACGAAGCGTTCGACGAGCAGGGCCGGCGCGCCGGCGTCGACGGCGTCGATGCAGAATTTGTGACCGTCGACGGTCGCGCCCGGGACGGCGCAGTACAGCCAGCCGGGCCGCACCTGACGGCTGTCGT
The sequence above is a segment of the Actinomycetota bacterium genome. Coding sequences within it:
- the murD gene encoding UDP-N-acetylmuramoyl-L-alanine--D-glutamate ligase translates to MADLGVGCALVVGLGRSGVPAVHALLEVGAAVVATDREPHSEHADDLRAVGATVILGVSGEDQVDGVDVVVASPGVPEHAPVLRRAAELGVPVWSEPELGWRLSPRSLIAVTGTNGKTTVTELTTAMLQAGDQDAVACGNIGHPFTTAVREAASNAVLVAELSSFQLRFAETLRPAVGVLLNLAPDHLDWHGDVAAYGAAKARLWQAQQEGDWAVGNLDDEPSAALVRRHAPARVAWFSHTTVPELGVGVDGGRLVTQLPHRSGVVMDTGELGSAAPHHLANVAAAACAALLGGASPEPVADAARAYRPGRHRLELVADHGGVRWVNDSKATNPHAAAAALKAATTDHGRSVVWIAGGRRKGVDLAVLADELGCVRHAVLIGEAAPELADIAAQADVAVTRARSIEEAVAVAADLTRPGDTVLLAPACASFDQFRDYAERGDRFARAARTVTAGTAARR
- the ftsW gene encoding putative lipid II flippase FtsW — its product is MLVTALVVVGLTMSFSASFVDGAEDGDPFGTFRRQLLWTAVGVPIFVVVAGTDHRVWRPLAWLMVAASTLGLAAVLIPGVGLSEAGSTRWLALGPVVVQPSELAKLATVLWLADVHTRKRERGISTDRLSHLLVPALPLLAIEAILILAQPDLGTTVLIGMVVGLVLWADGVPARALAAIGAAGVTLTAAAAVVEPYRFARLVGWWDPTADPLGSGYQLLQSLYALGSGGWLGVGLGSSRGKWNFIPNPETDFIFAIIGEELGVVGAATVLALFAAVVVVGLRVARRASDRFGQLVAFAISGWIVGQALLNVGAVTGLLPITGVTLPLVSVGGSSLLSTLLGLGILVAVARAAGEEDRR
- the mraY gene encoding phospho-N-acetylmuramoyl-pentapeptide-transferase, whose amino-acid sequence is MRAVLFAAAVSFVASIVITPAVIRYFRGQGFGQLIREDAEHLHAAKAGTPTMGGAAIVLAALIGYLAARVTGVRVTPTGLLVLGTFVGMGAVGFLDDFIKIRLNRNLGLSKTAKFVGQALVAMTFAYVGPNFGGVSQKLSFVSDFGEPLPAALFFAWVFVMMSGTSNAVNLTDGLDGLAAGASVQVLAAYALMAFWQFRHPLAYDVQPNDAIDLAVVAAAGMAACAGFLWWNAPPAKVFMGDTGSLALGGLLAALALATSTQLLLVTLGGIFVIETVSVIAQIIAYRGFGRRVLRMAPLHHHFEMQGWQETTVIVRFWIIAGIGVAVGLGIFYAEFLARGGAGG
- the murG gene encoding undecaprenyldiphospho-muramoylpentapeptide beta-N-acetylglucosaminyltransferase; this encodes MNGSTRSVAFAGGGTAGHVFPSIAVARALTRLDPSIEPVFIGTQQRLEGRLVPQAGYRLHHIDVLPVPRRPSFKILKLPGAIRAAVRRCGELLEHEEAVAVVTFGGYVSFPVARAAHRLQLPLIVHEQNSVPGLANRVAARWADRIAVSFPSSGDRFSHPERVAVTGNPVRNEMLELDEDTARAQALERFELDGGRRTVLVFGGSQGARSINDAATASFGRWRNPDRLQILHVAGRALHAEAATAWADARTRWSGPLVHCVDFVDEMGLAYALADVVVCRAGATSIAELTVLGKPSLLVPYPHATGDHQRHNAEALVRAGAARMILDGDLNGDRLARAVEPLLEDPELGSEVAGAARMFGRPDAADNVARQVLAVMSVKAPPAAAAGHPVAAEPPAEPSQRSR
- the ftsZ gene encoding cell division protein FtsZ, coding for MAANPQNYLAVIKVVGIGGGGVNAVNRMIDAGLRGVEFIAINTDAQALLMSDADVKLDIGRDITRGLGAGSDPVIGRQAADDHRDEVNEVLKGADMVFVTAGEGGGTGTGGAPVVAEVAKELGALTIGVVTRPFAFEGRKRNLQAEDGIKNLRDKVDTLIVIPNDRLLQISDGETSVVQAFRLADEVLLQGVQGITDLITTPGLINLDFADVRTVMKDAGSALMGIGTARGDQRALEAANLAISSPLLEASIDGARGVLLMLAGGSDLGLFEVNEAADVITKAAHPDANIIFGAVIDDSLGDEVKVTVIAAGFDTWDEPVEQEGAFVAQQLRRDTAPAPSPLIEDDDEDEFDDEVFRPSTRPRPAPRPSVVIDADEDEDLDIPSFLR
- the murC gene encoding UDP-N-acetylmuramate--L-alanine ligase, translated to MSSPPVDLSRPRRVHLVGVGGAGMSGIARMLIQRGHQVSGSDRQESRALEALRAMGAQIRVGHAAAAVSGAEVVVTSSAISPDNVELVAAGDRGIRVLHRSQMLASLMAGSRTICVTGTHGKTTTTSMVVVALQAAGRDPSFAIGGALNETGSNAHAGSGDLFVAEADESDRSFLVYTPDVAVVTNVELDHPDAFDDLADTERAFGEFLARRPADAPAVICLDDPGAARLVQAGGEVVTYGEDPRADVRLVTDDDAGDAVQSGRLRHHGIDLATVTLQTPGVHNLLNATAALTACWLLDVDMAEATAGLASFTGPLRRFQRLGTVDGVEVVDDYAHHPTELRATLAAARSVAAERVILVVQPHRFSRTARLGGELGRAAAGADLVVVTDVYGAEEEPVPGVSGEIVAEAAREAGANVVWEPHLGGVAPRLATLVSPGDLVVVTGAGDVTEVGAALLALLRDGET
- a CDS encoding FtsQ-type POTRA domain-containing protein, with product MDTRIAERRAEVRREHMLRRRRRTLWIVVLVTVGGLLAWLERSPLVALQRVEVVGTSHVDPAAVRDAAALPLGSSTLRLRLGDARSRVEALPRVHRATVRRVDPLSVRITVEERRPRLVVHTAGAAAVIDHDGVVLEHRRLPDGTADAGRADGPPVVVTTALQPPAPGDTVDAVPGAASALRVHRQLPGPLRSQVERYDATEVDDLTLVLTNGVRVRFGRAERIDEKARVVGALLDEWSGTVIASIDVRAPGNPVVLEAAQDPT
- a CDS encoding polyphenol oxidase family protein, yielding MTVNADAGPAATRAEPATGDVDRPEGVSGPVWLAAGTAAWFTGRATGSIAHRRPHQPRRLARVRAAVADLIGVSVDALHFMQQLHGAEVGVVDADTVSGAELRGVDALVTAEPDRALTVQVADCVPLLLGSSAGPVAAVHAGRRGVVASVVEASLEALDRLGASPQTLRAAIGPAIGGCCYEVPLALQRDVTDREPAADATTAWGTPSLHLPGAVAAILRRWGVEIVEDWLGCTRCDPSARWFSYRADHRAGRQAGIVVRHSEAA